The following proteins are encoded in a genomic region of Cherax quadricarinatus isolate ZL_2023a chromosome 5, ASM3850222v1, whole genome shotgun sequence:
- the LOC128684734 gene encoding uncharacterized protein — MSSRRSVVSSTKIWMVSVALLSSHTLLALLLWNVLGMTYLEEVRIRARGPLPADHPAVLSLVKNTFLNPPSVLPYNLSTDPIYTKAKNLGTWNFIYENIAKVFQGQRGGFFVEAGALDGERGSNTLWLEQELGWTGLLVEPNPLSYQKLLSKQRKAWISNTCLSPEPFPLESVLVSYSRRDMGQLRALENAITYIGSSHLLGATLESHAFDYVFKESDKSYFSTQCFPLESYLLALNVSTIDFLSLDIQGVEKRILQNVPWNTLNIRVLVVEIVNPQVYVEQFENFMKSNGYRLMVSGDIDYIFIKEGDPSLTVPGSLRNASKI, encoded by the exons ATGAGTTCCAGGAGAAGTGTTGTTTCCAGTACGAAGATCTGGATGGTTAGTGTAGCACTTCTGTCTTCACACACACTCCTGGCTCTCCTGCTGTGG AACGTGTTGGGGATGACGTACCTGGAGGAGGTTCGTATACGTGCTCGCGGGCCATTGCCTGCTGACCATCCTGCAGTTCTCTCTCTCGTCAAGAACACCTTCCTTAACCCACCTTCTGTTTTACCTTACAACCTCTCCACGGATCCCATTTACACTAAAGCCAAAAACTTAGGTACTTGGAATTTCATCTATGAAAATATTGCAAAGGTGTTTCAAGGTCAGCGAGGAGGCTTCTTTGTGGAGGCTGGAGCCCTGGACGGCGAGCGAGGCTCCAACACACTGTGGCTGGAGCAGGAGCTTGGCTGGACAGGTCTCCTGGTGGAGCCCAATCCGCTCAGTTATCAGAAGTTACTGAGCAAGCAACGCAAAGCCTGGATCTCCAATACTTGCCTCTCCCCTGAGCCATTCCCCTTGGAATCAGTACTTGTTTCATACAGCAGGAGGGACATGGGACAACTCAGAGCCCTTGAGAATGCCATAACGTACATCGGGTCATCACATTTACTGGGAGCCACTCTGGAATCACACGCATTCGACTATGTCTTCAAGGAGTCTGATAAATCCTATTTCAGCACGCAGTGCTTTCCTCTGGAGTCTTATCTGTTGGCGCTCAACGTGTCGACGATCGACTTCTTATCATTAGACATCCAGGGAGTGGAAAAACGCATCCTGCAAAATGTACCATGGAACACACTCAACATAAGAGTCCTCGTAGTGGAGATTGTTAATCCACAGGTTTACGTAGAACAATTTGAAAACTTTATGAAGAGTAATGGGTACAGACTGATGGTAAGTGGGGACATAGATTACATATTTATTAAAGAAGGAGATCCCAGTCTGACGGTACCAGGCAGTTTACGGAATGCAAGTAAGATTTAG